The following are from one region of the Nicotiana tomentosiformis chromosome 7, ASM39032v3, whole genome shotgun sequence genome:
- the LOC104119302 gene encoding uncharacterized protein isoform X3 gives MEEEKKVKSLKRKRMTGQSFRKWVIQQAQRRKCSENANKKEDHVSEEEHHVTESNRLNEEETIKYAHRVDDQREKHACPSEKNDKKDIEPFRSELRVDRTANCKGSKQDDKIEGESKDCLICKQEGNLLSCAGQGCKRSFHLSCVDPPLSYFPPGPWHCYWCVRRKLKLGVHSVSEGVDSLLDVRECNLGNEVMQKREYLVKYKGLAHVHNRWITEKQLLLEAPAALRRFKKKNKSVSWKTEWSLPHRLLDKRLIAVTDHNNTHVHGIDENDADCHYEWLVKWTGLGYSHATWEVENASFLRSLEAVKLMTNYEIRHQQATKELHPLTEDEKRKADYQELPRPLFGSAPQERILKVVLFLLSLPKDIGLPFLIITTSAELPLWEAEFLHWAFSANIVVYKGNKDIRAIIRTLEFHNKQGAIMFQVLLSPYDAIVEDLEMLQPISWGAVIIDQCQGSAMSMLLSQIKVLVSDMRLLIFRQLEGRCDRGFNHSNVLSLLYPEYDKADNDLSYTDPNIDLTEFKERLKRFVAYECNSSTSKFIEYWVPVKLSNEQIEQYCNCLSSNSALLCSRWKNDSPNSLHNILVSTRKCCDHPYLEDWSLRDIVLEGIPVDQHFDAEIKLSGKLEFLYKILREIKQQGQRVLILFRSLGGSGVISIGDILDDFIHRKFGEDSYTRISGEFSRKLKQATLNKFNNEGSGKFACLMETRVCAPSVKLSRIDTIILFNSDWDPTNDLRSLQKIAIYSKLEQIKVLRLYSYFTVEEKALILAKQGMTIDSNIENIKQFHELLTWGASFLFKMLDCFHVQSSQSKRSSDIAALDDVFAELLGLISSNSENSDYNSCSKILKVQQNGGTYPRNISLLGEVEMQLMDDSSFVRGMTNEFPNVFWTSLLHGTVRRWKHLPRLSQGIRRKVRPRVDLCQPSEREQVSEKKGRKEGNKVHLTPEPKLRTKRKLHVQGKRLKLGMSHLSAGNKYKCRRLVTNPSLQCDIDRQGRAAIDKVQSRVGLTMTDQHRKESISMKSNQLPDSNLPASTGRDQAHAFVPIDNHQSHRNCIDSSSHQVLDFMDLQPEELNFPIDSSIQWSTGNLLLQQHTSTGAGNDASMRSRNSQEYQCRPDASPDASELLQSPCPYPLQMEMERILKEREQTTKLHENLNLLLISEYEKELDAIKKKYDLLFEIADTELVQKHKDLDTLYNKVHMNKLLAEAMTQIQNTAWSLEMTEGTGQSSPSRPSRVPAVTAASTQPASQSSNILNYPSLVSEPVNSEQRAADHQISSQNFSMAVIPSQNAELPIVTESAAVPPTSARVTLQTTTSANLPISGSPMTPTRNLQPVILTPFLSTSVPSQLSIQTFSYAASPGTSCVLRAPAPHLRHFRPLPTMNSWNSSLLQW, from the exons atcCTGTGCTGGACAAGGATGCAAAAGGAGCTTCCATCTTTCTTGTGTTGACCCCCCTCTCTCCTATTTTCCACCTGGACCATGGCACTGTTATTGGTGTGTTAGAAGGAAGTTGAAACTAGGTGTTCATTCTGTGTCTGAAGGAGTAGATTCCCTTTTGGATGTCAGAGAGTGTAATTTGGGTAATGAAG TTATGCAAAAGCGGGAGTATTTAGTAAAGTACAAAGGTCTTGCTCATGTTCATAATCGCTGGATTACAGAGAAGCAGCTGCTTCTTGAGGCTCCAGCAGCCCTTAGAAGATTCAAGAAAAAAAACAAG AGTGTAAGTTGGAAAACTGAATGGAGTCTTCCCCATCGTTTACTAGACAAGAGGTTGATAGCAGTTACAGATCACAACAACACTCACGTGCATGGGattgatgaaaatgatgcagATTGCCATTATGAGTGGCTTGTGAAATGGACAGGTCTGGGCTACAGTCATGCCACATGGGAAGTGGAGAATGCTTCATTTCTAAGGTCGCTTGAGGCGGTCAAACTCATGACTAATTATGAAATCCGACATCAGCAGGCTACGAAAGAGTTGCATCCTTTGACGGAAGATGAG AAAAGGAAAGCCGACTATCAAGAACTGCCGAGACCTCTATTTGGAAGCGCTCCTCAG GAGCGGATTTTGAAGGTGGTCTTATTTCTATTATCCTTGCCCAAGGATATTGGTTTGCCTTTTCTCATAATCACAACTTCTGCTGAACTTCCTCTTTGGGAAGCTGAGTTCTTACATTGGGCATTTTCTGCTAACATTGTTGTGTACAAAGGTAATAAAGATATACGAGCAATTATAAGGACACTCGAGTTTCACAACAAACAAGGTGCCATTATGTTTCAGGTTCTTCTGTCACCTTATGATGCTATTGTTGAG GATCTTGAAATGCTTCAGCCAATAAGCTGGGGAGCAGTAATTATAGATCAGTGCCAGGGTTCTGCCATGTCAATGCTTCTCTCACAAATTAAAGTGCTTGTTTCTGATATGAGATTGCTTATTTTCCGTCAACTAGAG GGTAGATGTGATAGAGGGTTCAATCACAGTAATGTTCTCTCTTTACTTTATCCTGAGTATGACAAGGCCGACAATGATCTGTCGTACACTGATCCCAACATAGACCTAACTGAATTCAAGGAAAGGTTAAAGCGCTTTGTTGCATATGAGTGCAACTCCTCCACATCCAAGTTCATTGAGTACTGGGTTCCAGTCAAACTCTCCAATGAACAAATTGAGCAATACTGCAATTGCCTCTCTTCGAATTCAGCTTTGCTTTGCTCACGTTGGAAGAATGACTCACCAAATTCCCTCCACAACATACTTGTATCTACCAGGAAG TGTTGTGATCACCCTTATCTCGAAGACTGGTCTCTGCGAGACATAGTTCTAGAAGGAATTCCTGTAGATCAGCACTTTGATGCTGAAATTAAACTAAGTGGAAAATTGGAATTCCTCTATAAGATTCTTCGTGAGATCAAACAGCAAGGACAAAGAGTACTCATTCTTTTTCGG TCTCTTGGTGGCTCGGGGGTTATTTCCATCGGGGACATCTTGGATGATTTTATTCATCGAAAATTTGGTGAGGATTCTTATACACGCATTAGTGGGGAATTCAGTCGTAAATTGAAGCAAGCTACCTTGAACAagttcaacaatgagggaagtggGAAATTTGCTTGTTTGATGGAGACTCGTGTTTGTGCTCCTAGTGTCAAGCTTTCGAGAATAGATACAATTATTTTGTTTAACAGTGACTGGGACCCAACAAATGATTTAAGATCCCTGCAGAAGATTGCAATTTATTCAAAATTGGAGCAAATAAAGGTACTCCGTCTATATTCATATTTTACTGTTGAAGAGAAAGCACTCATTCTTGCAAAGCAAGGTATGACAATTGACAGCAACATAGAGAATATAAAACAATTCCATGAGCTGCTAACTTGGGGTGCCTCTTTTCTTTTCAAAATGCTTGATTGTTTCCATGTACAATCTTCACAATCAAAAAGATCGTCTGACATTGCTGCTTTAGATGATGTCTTTGCTGAATTGTTAGGCCTGATATCTAGTAATAGTGAGAACAGTGATTATAACAGCTGTTCAAAGATATTGAAAGTGCAGCAGAATGGAGGGACTTATCCAAGAAACATATCTCTACTTGGTGAAGTGGAAATGCAACTGATGGATGATTCTTCTTTTGTGAGAGGAATGACGAATGAATTTCCCAACGTTTTCTGGACAAGTCTGTTACATGGAACGGTTCGTAGGTGGAAACACTTGCCTAGACTATCACAAGGGATTAGAAGGAAAGTTAGACCCCGGGTTGATTTGTGTCAGCCATCCGAAAGGGAACAAGTTTCTGAAAAGAAAGGCAGGAAAGAGGGCAATAAAGTTCATCTTACTCCAGAACCCAAGTTAAGGACGAAAAGGAAATTGCATGTCCAGGGAAAGAGACTCAAACTTG GGATGTCTCATCTTTCTGCTGGTAATAAGTATAAATGCAGGCGTCTTGTGACTAATCCCAGTCTGCAGTGCGATATTGACCGGCAAGGTAGAGCAGCTATTGACAAGGTTCAGTCCCGAGTTGGCTTAACCATGACTGATCAGCATCGAAAAgaaagtatttccatgaaatCAAATCAG CTGCCAGATTCCAATTTGCCCGCCTCTACTGGCCGTGATCAAGCTCATGCATTTGTGCCCATTGACAATCACCAGAGCCATAGGAATTGTATTGATTCTTCCAGTCACCAGGTTTTAGATTTCATGGACCTTCAGCCAGAGGAGTTGAATTTTCCAATAGACTCTTCTATTCAGTGGTCTACAGGAAATTTGCTACTGCAACAACATACGAGTACAGGTGCAGGAAACGATGCGAGTATGAGAAGCAGAAACAGCCAGGAATATCAATGTCGTCCTGATGCCTCTCCAGACGCATCTGAGCTGCTTCAATCCCCTTGCCCATACCCACTTCAAATGGAGATGGAGAGGATACTAAAGGAGAGAGAACAAACTACAAAATTGCATGAAAATCTG AATTTGCTCCTGATATCTGAATATGAAAAAGAGCTAGATGCGATAAAGAAGAAGTATGATTTGCTGTTTGAGATTGCTGACACAGAATTAGTTCAAAAGCACAAAGACCTTGATACACTCTACAACAAAGTGCATATGAACAAGTTACTAGCTGAAGCCATGACCCAGATACAAAATACTGCTTGGTCACTAGAGATGACAGAAG GAACTGGACAATCATCACCAAGCAGACCTAGTAGAGTCCCGGCAGTGACTGCTGCATCAACACAACCAGCAAGTCAATCATCAAATATTCTAAACTATCCAAGTTTAGTTTCTGAACCTGTCAACTCAGAGCAACGAGCTGCGGACCATCAAATATCCTCTCAGAATTTTTCAATGGCTGTCATTCCATCTCAAAATGCTGAATTGCCTATAGTGACAGAGTCAGCTGCAGTTCCGCCAACAAGTGCAAGGGTCACCCTGCAAACGACAACCTCTGCTAATCTGCCGATAAGTGGTTCACCTATGACCCCAACACGAAACTTGCAGCCTGTCATCCTCACACCATTTTTATCGACTAGTGTTCCAAGTCAACTCTCGATCCAAACTTTTAGTTATGCGGCGAGCCCTGGAACAAGCTGTGTACTAAGGGCACCAGCTCCACATCTGAGACATTTTAGACCACTGCCAACAATGAATTCTTGGAATTCCAGCCTGTTGCAGTGGTGA
- the LOC104119302 gene encoding uncharacterized protein isoform X2: MEEEKKVKSLKRKRMTGQSFRKWVIQQAQRRKCSENANKKEDHVSEEEHHVTESNRLNEEETIKYAHRVDDQREKHACPSEKNDKKDIEPFRSELRVDRTANCKGSKQDDKIEGESKDCLICKQEGNLLSCAGQGCKRSFHLSCVDPPLSYFPPGPWHCYWCVRRKLKLGVHSVSEGVDSLLDVRECNLVMQKREYLVKYKGLAHVHNRWITEKQLLLEAPAALRRFKKKNKSVSWKTEWSLPHRLLDKRLIAVTDHNNTHVHGIDENDADCHYEWLVKWTGLGYSHATWEVENASFLRSLEAVKLMTNYEIRHQQATKELHPLTEDEKRKADYQELPRPLFGSAPQVHNHLTYINTLRKYWQKGQSAVVIDDQERILKVVLFLLSLPKDIGLPFLIITTSAELPLWEAEFLHWAFSANIVVYKGNKDIRAIIRTLEFHNKQGAIMFQVLLSPYDAIVEDLEMLQPISWGAVIIDQCQGSAMSMLLSQIKVLVSDMRLLIFRQLEGRCDRGFNHSNVLSLLYPEYDKADNDLSYTDPNIDLTEFKERLKRFVAYECNSSTSKFIEYWVPVKLSNEQIEQYCNCLSSNSALLCSRWKNDSPNSLHNILVSTRKCCDHPYLEDWSLRDIVLEGIPVDQHFDAEIKLSGKLEFLYKILREIKQQGQRVLILFRSLGGSGVISIGDILDDFIHRKFGEDSYTRISGEFSRKLKQATLNKFNNEGSGKFACLMETRVCAPSVKLSRIDTIILFNSDWDPTNDLRSLQKIAIYSKLEQIKVLRLYSYFTVEEKALILAKQGMTIDSNIENIKQFHELLTWGASFLFKMLDCFHVQSSQSKRSSDIAALDDVFAELLGLISSNSENSDYNSCSKILKVQQNGGTYPRNISLLGEVEMQLMDDSSFVRGMTNEFPNVFWTSLLHGTVRRWKHLPRLSQGIRRKVRPRVDLCQPSEREQVSEKKGRKEGNKVHLTPEPKLRTKRKLHVQGKRLKLGMSHLSAGNKYKCRRLVTNPSLQCDIDRQGRAAIDKVQSRVGLTMTDQHRKESISMKSNQLPDSNLPASTGRDQAHAFVPIDNHQSHRNCIDSSSHQVLDFMDLQPEELNFPIDSSIQWSTGNLLLQQHTSTGAGNDASMRSRNSQEYQCRPDASPDASELLQSPCPYPLQMEMERILKEREQTTKLHENLNLLLISEYEKELDAIKKKYDLLFEIADTELVQKHKDLDTLYNKVHMNKLLAEAMTQIQNTAWSLEMTEGTGQSSPSRPSRVPAVTAASTQPASQSSNILNYPSLVSEPVNSEQRAADHQISSQNFSMAVIPSQNAELPIVTESAAVPPTSARVTLQTTTSANLPISGSPMTPTRNLQPVILTPFLSTSVPSQLSIQTFSYAASPGTSCVLRAPAPHLRHFRPLPTMNSWNSSLLQW; encoded by the exons atcCTGTGCTGGACAAGGATGCAAAAGGAGCTTCCATCTTTCTTGTGTTGACCCCCCTCTCTCCTATTTTCCACCTGGACCATGGCACTGTTATTGGTGTGTTAGAAGGAAGTTGAAACTAGGTGTTCATTCTGTGTCTGAAGGAGTAGATTCCCTTTTGGATGTCAGAGAGTGTAATTTGG TTATGCAAAAGCGGGAGTATTTAGTAAAGTACAAAGGTCTTGCTCATGTTCATAATCGCTGGATTACAGAGAAGCAGCTGCTTCTTGAGGCTCCAGCAGCCCTTAGAAGATTCAAGAAAAAAAACAAG AGTGTAAGTTGGAAAACTGAATGGAGTCTTCCCCATCGTTTACTAGACAAGAGGTTGATAGCAGTTACAGATCACAACAACACTCACGTGCATGGGattgatgaaaatgatgcagATTGCCATTATGAGTGGCTTGTGAAATGGACAGGTCTGGGCTACAGTCATGCCACATGGGAAGTGGAGAATGCTTCATTTCTAAGGTCGCTTGAGGCGGTCAAACTCATGACTAATTATGAAATCCGACATCAGCAGGCTACGAAAGAGTTGCATCCTTTGACGGAAGATGAG AAAAGGAAAGCCGACTATCAAGAACTGCCGAGACCTCTATTTGGAAGCGCTCCTCAGGTCCATAATCATCTTACTTATATCAACACTCTTCGTAAATATTGGCAGAAGGGTCAGAGTGCTGTCGTCATTGATGACCAG GAGCGGATTTTGAAGGTGGTCTTATTTCTATTATCCTTGCCCAAGGATATTGGTTTGCCTTTTCTCATAATCACAACTTCTGCTGAACTTCCTCTTTGGGAAGCTGAGTTCTTACATTGGGCATTTTCTGCTAACATTGTTGTGTACAAAGGTAATAAAGATATACGAGCAATTATAAGGACACTCGAGTTTCACAACAAACAAGGTGCCATTATGTTTCAGGTTCTTCTGTCACCTTATGATGCTATTGTTGAG GATCTTGAAATGCTTCAGCCAATAAGCTGGGGAGCAGTAATTATAGATCAGTGCCAGGGTTCTGCCATGTCAATGCTTCTCTCACAAATTAAAGTGCTTGTTTCTGATATGAGATTGCTTATTTTCCGTCAACTAGAG GGTAGATGTGATAGAGGGTTCAATCACAGTAATGTTCTCTCTTTACTTTATCCTGAGTATGACAAGGCCGACAATGATCTGTCGTACACTGATCCCAACATAGACCTAACTGAATTCAAGGAAAGGTTAAAGCGCTTTGTTGCATATGAGTGCAACTCCTCCACATCCAAGTTCATTGAGTACTGGGTTCCAGTCAAACTCTCCAATGAACAAATTGAGCAATACTGCAATTGCCTCTCTTCGAATTCAGCTTTGCTTTGCTCACGTTGGAAGAATGACTCACCAAATTCCCTCCACAACATACTTGTATCTACCAGGAAG TGTTGTGATCACCCTTATCTCGAAGACTGGTCTCTGCGAGACATAGTTCTAGAAGGAATTCCTGTAGATCAGCACTTTGATGCTGAAATTAAACTAAGTGGAAAATTGGAATTCCTCTATAAGATTCTTCGTGAGATCAAACAGCAAGGACAAAGAGTACTCATTCTTTTTCGG TCTCTTGGTGGCTCGGGGGTTATTTCCATCGGGGACATCTTGGATGATTTTATTCATCGAAAATTTGGTGAGGATTCTTATACACGCATTAGTGGGGAATTCAGTCGTAAATTGAAGCAAGCTACCTTGAACAagttcaacaatgagggaagtggGAAATTTGCTTGTTTGATGGAGACTCGTGTTTGTGCTCCTAGTGTCAAGCTTTCGAGAATAGATACAATTATTTTGTTTAACAGTGACTGGGACCCAACAAATGATTTAAGATCCCTGCAGAAGATTGCAATTTATTCAAAATTGGAGCAAATAAAGGTACTCCGTCTATATTCATATTTTACTGTTGAAGAGAAAGCACTCATTCTTGCAAAGCAAGGTATGACAATTGACAGCAACATAGAGAATATAAAACAATTCCATGAGCTGCTAACTTGGGGTGCCTCTTTTCTTTTCAAAATGCTTGATTGTTTCCATGTACAATCTTCACAATCAAAAAGATCGTCTGACATTGCTGCTTTAGATGATGTCTTTGCTGAATTGTTAGGCCTGATATCTAGTAATAGTGAGAACAGTGATTATAACAGCTGTTCAAAGATATTGAAAGTGCAGCAGAATGGAGGGACTTATCCAAGAAACATATCTCTACTTGGTGAAGTGGAAATGCAACTGATGGATGATTCTTCTTTTGTGAGAGGAATGACGAATGAATTTCCCAACGTTTTCTGGACAAGTCTGTTACATGGAACGGTTCGTAGGTGGAAACACTTGCCTAGACTATCACAAGGGATTAGAAGGAAAGTTAGACCCCGGGTTGATTTGTGTCAGCCATCCGAAAGGGAACAAGTTTCTGAAAAGAAAGGCAGGAAAGAGGGCAATAAAGTTCATCTTACTCCAGAACCCAAGTTAAGGACGAAAAGGAAATTGCATGTCCAGGGAAAGAGACTCAAACTTG GGATGTCTCATCTTTCTGCTGGTAATAAGTATAAATGCAGGCGTCTTGTGACTAATCCCAGTCTGCAGTGCGATATTGACCGGCAAGGTAGAGCAGCTATTGACAAGGTTCAGTCCCGAGTTGGCTTAACCATGACTGATCAGCATCGAAAAgaaagtatttccatgaaatCAAATCAG CTGCCAGATTCCAATTTGCCCGCCTCTACTGGCCGTGATCAAGCTCATGCATTTGTGCCCATTGACAATCACCAGAGCCATAGGAATTGTATTGATTCTTCCAGTCACCAGGTTTTAGATTTCATGGACCTTCAGCCAGAGGAGTTGAATTTTCCAATAGACTCTTCTATTCAGTGGTCTACAGGAAATTTGCTACTGCAACAACATACGAGTACAGGTGCAGGAAACGATGCGAGTATGAGAAGCAGAAACAGCCAGGAATATCAATGTCGTCCTGATGCCTCTCCAGACGCATCTGAGCTGCTTCAATCCCCTTGCCCATACCCACTTCAAATGGAGATGGAGAGGATACTAAAGGAGAGAGAACAAACTACAAAATTGCATGAAAATCTG AATTTGCTCCTGATATCTGAATATGAAAAAGAGCTAGATGCGATAAAGAAGAAGTATGATTTGCTGTTTGAGATTGCTGACACAGAATTAGTTCAAAAGCACAAAGACCTTGATACACTCTACAACAAAGTGCATATGAACAAGTTACTAGCTGAAGCCATGACCCAGATACAAAATACTGCTTGGTCACTAGAGATGACAGAAG GAACTGGACAATCATCACCAAGCAGACCTAGTAGAGTCCCGGCAGTGACTGCTGCATCAACACAACCAGCAAGTCAATCATCAAATATTCTAAACTATCCAAGTTTAGTTTCTGAACCTGTCAACTCAGAGCAACGAGCTGCGGACCATCAAATATCCTCTCAGAATTTTTCAATGGCTGTCATTCCATCTCAAAATGCTGAATTGCCTATAGTGACAGAGTCAGCTGCAGTTCCGCCAACAAGTGCAAGGGTCACCCTGCAAACGACAACCTCTGCTAATCTGCCGATAAGTGGTTCACCTATGACCCCAACACGAAACTTGCAGCCTGTCATCCTCACACCATTTTTATCGACTAGTGTTCCAAGTCAACTCTCGATCCAAACTTTTAGTTATGCGGCGAGCCCTGGAACAAGCTGTGTACTAAGGGCACCAGCTCCACATCTGAGACATTTTAGACCACTGCCAACAATGAATTCTTGGAATTCCAGCCTGTTGCAGTGGTGA